One window from the genome of Magnolia sinica isolate HGM2019 chromosome 4, MsV1, whole genome shotgun sequence encodes:
- the LOC131244310 gene encoding putative receptor-like protein kinase At3g47110: protein MVLGLLPPKAFWSLILLASHLPCMNCIGIGFPALGNETDRLALIAFKERISNDPFRVFNTWNDSFHFCDWKGVTCGGRRHPQRVTALNLVSSKLVGPISPHMANLTFLRSINLSSNSFHGEIPREIGRLFRLRYLDLSSNVLQGRIPDDLFHCSEIRFIILNRNKLSGRIPVHLSSLSKLKLLKLGHNNLIGNIPPPFGNLSSLVSLYLHYNNLDGSIPDDLGRLLKLQFLRVSFNNLSGMIPPSLYNLSSIIYFSVSANHLHGNIPPNIGDTLHNLGGLFLGNNTFTGPIPVSLPNASGITCVDFALNDFSGPVPVNLGSLQHLRILNLAANELGGGEGDKDLSFLTSLNNCSLLEALLVTDNQLRGTLPATIGNLSTHLTMLGLGGSPISGSIPTYISNLLSLNSLEIHESSVMGTIPIGIGKLRNLQGLYLYGNKLSGQIPSSIGNITGLAMLSLSENRLQGSIPSSLGNCSLLQIVSLDRNELNSTIPKEVLSIPSLVELHLGENSLIGFLPSEVGQLKQLQHLDVARNKLIGEIPSMLGNCPSLEVFNLSNNLFQGVIPLSLGNLQSILLLNLSHNNLSGQIPQVLEKFPFLQYMDLSSNDLDGPVPTQGFFKNSSAFSILGNIKLCGGIPQLQLLACPEKAPKKNGRSTSLIVIFSVVGAVLGLILLSFLFATLYRARRKANKKPLPASLLEGQFLNVSFADLFKATGGFSSDNLIGMGSYGSVYKGILNGDETLVAVKVFNCHQRGASRSFMAECEALRNIRHRNLVKIITACSSIDFNGNDFKALVFEYMPNGSLEKWLHPSVHGEYEMQSLNLIQRLDIAIDVASALEYLHHHCGTPVVHRDLKPSNILLDDDMCAHVGDFGLARFLSNAASNTSQDQTSSTGIKGSVGYIPPEYGMGGKATTCGDVYSYAILLLEMFTGKSPTDGMFKDGLSLHQFVKMALPDRVMEIVDPQLLLEEVQGLNNGEQLRIARTKARECVASMAKIGIACSVESPNERMQMRDITKEIHAIRDLYLGVEIH from the exons ATGGTGCTTGGACTCTTACCTCCAAAGGCATTTTGGTCATTAATACTCCTTGCCTCCCATCTTCCATGCATGAACTGCATAGGAATCGGGTTCCCTGCGTTAGGAAACGAGACAGATAGACTCGCCTTGATCGCATTCAAGGAACGGATATCCAACGATCCTTTCCGAGTCTTCAACACATGGAACGATTCCTTCCATTTCTGCGATTGGAAAGGAGTCACATGCGGTGGTCGTCGGCATCCTCAAAGGGTCACCGCCTTGAATCTTGTGTCCAGTAAATTGGTAGGGCCCATATCACCTCACATGGCAAACCTCACCTTCCTCAGAAGTATAAACCTCTCGAGCAACAGCTTCCATGGAGAAATCCCACGGGAAATAGGCCGGCTCTTCCGGCTCCGTTATCTTGATCTGAGCAGTAATGTGCTGCAAGGAAGAATCCCCGATGACCTGTTCCACTGCTCAGAAATCAGATTCATCATTTTAAAtcgaaacaagctctcagggagAATTCCCGTCCACCTTAGCTCTCTGTCAAAGCTTAAGTTACTGAAGCTTGGTCATAACAATCTCATCGGCAACATCCCACCACCATTCGGGAACCTCTCATCTCTTGTTTCTCTCTATCTCCATTACAACAATTTGGATGGAAGCATTCCAGATGATTTAGGACGGCTACTGAAGCTACAATTTCTTCGGGTCTCTTTCAATAATCTGTCCGGTATGATCCCACCATCGCTTTACAACCTCTCATCCATCATTTATTTCTCCGTGTCTGCTAACCACCTTCACGGAAACATTCCACCCAATATAGGTGACACCCTTCATAATCTTGGAGGTCTTTTCCTGGGAAATAACACATTTACAGGTCCAATACCGGTTTCACTACCCAATGCTTCAGGAATTACTTGTGTTGATTTTGCTTTAAATGATTTTAGTGGACCCGTGCCTGTGAACTTGGGAAGTCTACAGCATCTCCGTATCCTAAATTTAGCTGCTAATGAGCTTGGAGGTGGAGAAGGAGATAAGGACTTGAGTTTCCTCACTTCTTTGAATAATTGTAGCCTTTTGGAAGCATTACTTGTAACTGATAATCAGCTGAGAGGAACACTGCCAGCCACCATCGGCAATCTTTCTACCCACCTAACAATGTTAGGGTTAGGAGGAAGCCCCATATCTGGAAGCATCCCAACATATATAAGCAATCTCTTGAGCTTAAATAGTCTAGAGATACATGAGAGCTCTGTCATGGGTACCATTCCTATTGGTATTGGGAAGCTTCGAAATTTGCAGGGCTTGTATTTGTATGGAAATAAACTCTCAGGACAAATCCCATCCTCCATCGGCAACATCACTGGATTGGCTATGCTCTCTTTAAGTGAAAATCGTTTGCAAGGAAGTATCCCTTCGAGTCTTGGAAACTGCAGTCTTCTTCAAATAGTATCCCTCGATAGAAATGAGCTTAACAGTACCATACCCAAAGAAGTTCTAAGTATTCCTTCTCTTGTTGAACTTCATCTAGGTGAGAATTCTTTGATCGGATTTTTACCGTCCGAAGTTGGTCAGTTAAAACAACTTCAACATTTGGATGTTGCCCGCAACAAATTGATAGGCGAAATTCCGAGCATGCTAGGCAATTGTCCAAGCCTAGAAGTCTTTAATTTGAGCAATAACTTATTTCAGGGTGTCATTCCTCTATCTTTGGGCAACTTACAAAGTATTCTACTGTTAAATCTTTCTCATAATAACTTGTCTGGCCAAATTCCACAAGTTCTGGAGAAATTTCCATTTTTGCAGTATATGGATTTGTCTTCGAATGATCTTGACGGCCCAGTCCCAACTcaaggatttttcaaaaattcaagcgCATTTTCGATCCTTGGAAACATCAAGCTTTGTGGAGGTATCCCACAATTACAGCTGCTAGCATGCCCGGAGAAAGCTCCTAAGAAAAATGGAAGGTCGACGTCTCTTATAGTAATATTCTCTGTGGTCGGTGCAGTTTTAGGTTTGATTCTTTTATCCTTTCTCTTTGCCACTCTTTATCGGGCGAGAAGAAAGGCCAACAAGAAGCCTTTGCCTGCATCTTTATTGGAGGGCCAGTTTTTAAATGTTTCCTTTGCGGATCTCTTTAAAGCGACTGGAGGGTTCTCTTCGGACAATTTGATTGGAATGGGAAGTTATGGTTCTGTATACAAAGGAATTCTAAATGGCGATGAAACACTTGTTGCAGTGAAAGTTTTCAATTGTCATCAACGTGGAGCTTCTAGAAGTTTCATGGCTGAATGTGAAGCATTGAGAAATATCCGGCATCGGAATCTGGTTAAAATCATAACTGCTTGCTCAAGCATTGATTTTAATGGTAATGATTTCAAAGCACTAGTATTTGAGTACATGCCTAATGGGAGTCTAGAGAAGTGGTTGCATCCAAGTGTACATGGCGAATATGAAATGCAGAGCTTGAACCTTATTCAAAGACTAGATATAGCCATTGATGTCGCCTCTGCATTGGAGTATCTTCATCACCATTGCGGCACACCAGTCGTTCATCGCGATCTAAAACCAAGCAATATTCTACTGGATGATGACATGTGCGCCCACGTGGGTGATTTCGGATTAGCAAGGTTCCTTTCTAATGCTGCCAGTAATACCTCTCAAGATCAAACCAGCTCAACTGGGATCAAGGGATCTGTTGGCTATATTCCTCCAG AGTATGGAATGGGCGGAAAGGCGACTACATGTGGAGATGTCTACAGTTACGCTATCCTTCTTTTAGAGATGTTCACAGGAAAAAGTCCAACTGATGGCATGTTTAAAGACGGTCTAAGCCTCCACCAATTTGTTAAGATGGCTTTACCAGATCGAGTGATGGAGATTGTAGACCCACAACTTCTCTTAGAAGAAGTTCAAGGTCTGAACAATGGAGAACAACTTCGCATTGCAAGAACTAAAGCACGGGAATGTGTGGCTTCTATGGCCAAAATTGGCATCGCATGTTCTGTAGAATCTCCAAATGAGAGGATGCAAATGAGAGATATTACCAAAGAAATTCATGCAATCAGGGACTTATATCTTGGGGTTGAGATTCACTGA